Proteins encoded within one genomic window of Rhododendron vialii isolate Sample 1 chromosome 1a, ASM3025357v1:
- the LOC131324268 gene encoding glutathione S-transferase U17-like, with product MAMSDVKLLGAWPSPFVNRVQIALNLKSVDYELIEENFGTKSELLLKSNPVHKKIPVLIHGDKPISESLIIVQYIDELWTSGPTLLPSDPYDRAMARFWAAYIDDKLFPTIKELRSTEAEEAKAAIAQRMTEGLVLLEETFAKCSKGKGFFGGDDIGYLDIAFGSGLAWLRVVEMMTDVKLLDEAKMPGLFGWAERFCSHGAVKDVVPETEKLFNVAKMITAIAKAQ from the exons ATGGCAATGAGTGATGTAAAGCTTCTAGGTGCGTGGCCAAGTCCATTCGTAAACCGGGTTCAAATTGCCCTCAACTTGAAGTCCGTCGATTACGAGTTGATTGAAGAGAACTTTGGTACCAAAAGCGAGCTTCTACTGAAATCGAATCCGGTTCATAAGAAAATTCCAGTTCTAATCCATGGGGATAAGCCAATAAGCGAGTCTCTAATTATTGTCCAATACATTGACGAGTTGTGGACCTCGGGCCCAACTCTCTTACCTTCTGATCCATATGATCGGGCCATGGCCCGCTTCTGGGCTGCTTATATTGATGATAAG TTATTTCCAACAATAAAGGAGCTCCGATCAACAGAGGCAGAGGAGGCAAAAGCCGCAATAGCACAGCGCATGACGGAAGGACTGGTACTATTGGAGGAAACCTTTGCCAAATGCAGCAAAGGGAAGGGTTTCTTCGGCGGGGACGACATTGGATATCTCGACATAGCCTTTGGGAGCGGCTTGGCATGGCTGAGGGTGGTGGAGATGATGACCGATGTGAAGCTACTCGACGAGGCCAAGATGCCGGGCCTGTTCGGTTGGGCTGAGAGGTTCTGTTCACATGGTGCCGTGAAGGACGTCGTCCCGGAAACAGAGAAACTTTTCAATGTAGCCAAGATGATTACGGCCATAGCTAAAGCCCAATAA